The proteins below come from a single Dermatophilaceae bacterium Soc4.6 genomic window:
- the nucS gene encoding endonuclease NucS, which translates to MRLVVARCSVDYEGRLQAHLPLATRLLVVKADGSVLVHSDGGSYKPLNWMSPPCVMAEVAPEESEAADGVSAVWVVAHQKSEDRLRVRIHEVLHDSAHDLGVDPGLVKDGVEAHLQRLLAEHIHTLGEGWSLVRREYMTAIGPVDILARSGSRAHVAVEIKRRGDIDGVEQLTRYLELMNRDPHLAPVTGVFAAQEIKPQARVLAQDRGIRCVVLDYDALRGIDDTESRLF; encoded by the coding sequence GTGAGACTCGTCGTGGCCCGCTGCTCCGTCGACTACGAGGGGCGGCTGCAGGCCCACCTGCCCCTCGCCACCCGGCTGCTGGTCGTGAAGGCCGACGGGTCGGTGCTGGTGCACAGCGACGGTGGCTCCTACAAGCCGCTCAACTGGATGTCACCGCCGTGCGTGATGGCCGAGGTGGCGCCCGAGGAGAGCGAGGCGGCCGATGGCGTGAGCGCGGTGTGGGTCGTCGCCCACCAGAAGTCGGAGGACCGGCTCCGGGTGCGGATCCACGAGGTGCTCCACGACAGCGCGCACGACCTCGGGGTCGACCCCGGGCTCGTCAAGGACGGGGTAGAGGCGCACCTGCAGCGGCTGCTGGCGGAGCACATCCACACCCTCGGAGAGGGCTGGTCGCTGGTGCGGCGCGAGTACATGACCGCGATCGGACCGGTCGACATCCTCGCCCGCAGCGGGAGCCGGGCCCACGTCGCCGTGGAGATCAAGCGGCGCGGCGACATCGACGGCGTCGAGCAGCTGACCCGCTACCTCGAGCTGATGAACCGCGACCCCCACCTCGCGCCCGTCACCGGCGTCTTCGCCGCGCAGGAGATCAAGCCGCAGGCTCGGGTGCTGGCCCAGGACCGCGGCATCCGGTGCGTCGTGCTCGACTACGACGCGCTGCGAGGGATCGACGACACGGAGTCACGGCTGTTCTGA
- a CDS encoding 3-hydroxybutyryl-CoA dehydrogenase, producing MAREFTKVGVIGLGTMGAGIVEVFARNGIDVIAVEVDDVALGRGRGVLEHSTGRAVERGKLSADDSEALHSRVTYTSDFADLAGCQLVVEAVPESLELKKEILARVDAIVGDDAVIATNTSSLPVTEIAVATSNPKRVVGMHFFNPAPVQQFVEVVRTVITEDSVFEDVKALAERLGKQPVVVGDKAGFIANALLFGYLNHAVSMFETRYASREDIDAAMRFGCGLPMGPLALMDLIGLDTAYEILDTMYKQGRDRLHAPSPVIKQMVSAGLKGRKSGRGFYTYAEPGSSTVVADAATASSSTDGVALRGIATVGVIGSGTMAAGIIEVFAKGGFPVTFVARSPEKVAGVLTALGKSLGKAVTRGKMTQEAADEVVSRVVGTTTHDDLADVDLVVEAIVEELGAKQDLFRTLDKVCKPGAILATTTSSLPVIECAVVTSRPQDVIGMHFFNPAAVMKLVEVVSTVSTAAEVTATVVDLTSRLGKHPVRCGDRSGFIVNALLFPYLNDAVRMLEAHYAEADDIDTAMKTGCGYPMGPFELLDVVGLDVSLAIQRELYLEFREPGFAPAPLLEHLVTAGYLGRKTGRGFRTYA from the coding sequence ATGGCTCGTGAGTTCACCAAAGTCGGCGTCATCGGTCTCGGGACCATGGGAGCCGGCATCGTCGAAGTGTTCGCCCGCAACGGGATCGACGTCATCGCCGTCGAGGTCGATGACGTGGCCCTCGGTCGGGGACGGGGGGTGCTCGAGCACTCGACCGGCCGCGCCGTCGAGCGCGGCAAGCTCTCTGCGGACGACTCCGAGGCGCTGCACTCGAGGGTGACCTACACCTCCGACTTCGCGGACCTGGCCGGCTGCCAGCTCGTCGTCGAGGCGGTGCCCGAGAGCCTCGAGCTCAAGAAGGAGATCCTCGCGCGGGTCGACGCGATCGTCGGCGACGATGCGGTGATCGCCACCAACACCTCGTCCCTGCCCGTCACCGAGATCGCGGTCGCGACCTCCAACCCCAAGCGCGTCGTGGGCATGCACTTCTTCAACCCGGCCCCGGTGCAGCAGTTCGTCGAGGTCGTGCGCACGGTCATCACCGAGGACTCGGTCTTCGAGGACGTCAAGGCCCTCGCCGAGCGGCTGGGCAAGCAACCCGTCGTCGTCGGCGACAAGGCCGGGTTCATCGCCAATGCGCTGCTCTTCGGCTACCTCAACCACGCCGTGTCGATGTTCGAGACCCGCTACGCCTCCCGCGAGGACATCGACGCGGCGATGCGCTTCGGCTGCGGCCTGCCCATGGGCCCGCTCGCGCTGATGGACCTCATCGGGCTCGACACGGCCTACGAGATCCTCGACACGATGTACAAGCAGGGTCGCGACCGGCTGCACGCGCCGAGCCCGGTCATCAAGCAGATGGTCAGCGCCGGCCTCAAGGGCCGCAAGAGCGGCCGCGGCTTCTACACGTATGCAGAGCCCGGCTCCTCAACGGTCGTCGCGGACGCCGCCACGGCGTCCTCGTCCACCGACGGCGTCGCGCTGCGCGGCATCGCCACGGTCGGCGTGATCGGCTCGGGCACGATGGCGGCCGGCATCATCGAGGTTTTCGCCAAGGGTGGTTTCCCGGTCACCTTCGTGGCCCGCTCGCCCGAGAAGGTCGCCGGCGTGCTGACGGCCCTCGGCAAGAGCCTGGGCAAGGCCGTGACCCGCGGCAAGATGACGCAGGAGGCGGCCGACGAGGTCGTCTCGCGCGTCGTCGGCACGACGACCCATGACGACCTCGCCGACGTCGACCTCGTCGTCGAGGCGATCGTGGAGGAGCTGGGGGCCAAGCAGGACCTCTTCCGCACCCTCGACAAGGTCTGCAAGCCGGGCGCGATCCTCGCGACCACCACGTCGTCGCTGCCCGTCATCGAGTGCGCGGTGGTCACCTCGCGGCCGCAGGACGTGATCGGCATGCACTTCTTCAACCCGGCCGCGGTCATGAAGCTCGTCGAGGTCGTCTCGACGGTGTCGACCGCCGCGGAGGTCACCGCCACGGTGGTCGACCTCACCTCACGGCTCGGCAAGCACCCCGTGCGGTGCGGCGACCGCTCCGGCTTCATCGTCAACGCCCTGCTCTTCCCCTACCTCAACGACGCCGTGCGGATGCTCGAGGCGCACTACGCCGAGGCCGACGACATCGACACGGCGATGAAGACGGGGTGCGGATACCCGATGGGGCCCTTCGAGCTGCTCGACGTCGTGGGCCTCGACGTGTCGCTCGCCATCCAGCGCGAGCTGTACCTCGAGTTCCGTGAGCCCGGGTTCGCACCGGCGCCGCTGCTCGAGCACCTGGTGACCGCCGGCTACCTCGGTCGCAAGACCGGGCGAGGGTTCCGCACCTACGCCTGA
- a CDS encoding protein meaA — MPETEAAETFRPPRDRPWVMRTYAGHSSAAASNALYRRNLAKGQTGLSVAFDLPTQTGYDPDHALARGEVGKVGVPISHIGDMRRLFADIPLKDMNTSMTINAVAMWMLALYQVTAEEQAQAAGEDPEAWVHALAGTTQNDIIKEYLSRGTYAFPPEPSLRLITDMIAHTVREIPTWNPINICSYHLQEAGATPVQELAYSLSTAIAVLDAVRDSGQVPVQEFGEVVARISFFVNAGVRFVEEMCKMRAFVQLWDELTLERYGVQDQKQRRFRYGVQVNSLGLTEAQPENNVQRIVLEMLAVTLSKDARARAVQLPAWNEALGLPRPWDQQWSLRLQQVLAFESDLLEYDDLFAGSLVVEQKVAALVDGARAEMARVQEMGGAVAAVESGYMKSALVSSHSARRHRIETGEDVVVGLNRFTTTEVNPLTADLDTAIQSVDADVESAAVTAVRAWRDARDADPVRRERTEQSVVRLRADAASGTNLMEATLECARAGLTTGEWAQALRDQFGEYRAPTGVSGSVGISSGDGLAAVREAVRHTADELGERLRVLVGKPGLDGHSNGAEQVAVRARDAGFEVIYQGIRLTPEQIVSAAVAEDVHLVGLSILSGSHMALVPDVLAGLKAAGLDDVPVIVGGIIPESDATALKAAGVAAVFTPKDFGLNEIMAQFVRLIREARGLPSEPVPMLEPVSTSGRC, encoded by the coding sequence ATGCCCGAGACTGAAGCCGCCGAGACGTTCCGGCCCCCCCGTGACCGCCCGTGGGTGATGCGCACGTATGCGGGGCACTCCAGTGCCGCGGCCAGCAACGCCCTCTACCGGCGCAACCTCGCCAAGGGCCAGACCGGGCTGTCGGTCGCCTTCGACCTGCCGACCCAGACCGGCTACGACCCCGACCACGCGCTGGCCCGGGGTGAGGTGGGAAAGGTCGGGGTGCCGATCAGCCACATCGGCGACATGCGTCGGCTCTTCGCCGACATCCCGCTCAAGGACATGAACACCTCGATGACCATCAACGCGGTCGCGATGTGGATGCTGGCGCTCTACCAGGTCACGGCGGAGGAGCAGGCGCAGGCAGCGGGGGAGGACCCCGAGGCCTGGGTGCACGCCCTCGCGGGCACGACCCAGAACGACATCATCAAGGAATACCTCTCGCGGGGGACCTACGCCTTCCCGCCCGAGCCCTCGCTGCGGCTGATCACCGACATGATCGCCCACACGGTGCGCGAGATCCCGACGTGGAACCCCATCAACATCTGCAGCTACCACCTGCAGGAGGCCGGGGCCACCCCGGTGCAGGAGCTGGCCTACTCGCTCTCGACGGCGATCGCGGTGCTCGACGCCGTGCGTGACTCGGGTCAGGTGCCGGTGCAGGAGTTCGGCGAGGTCGTGGCGCGCATCTCCTTCTTCGTCAACGCGGGGGTCCGCTTCGTCGAGGAGATGTGCAAGATGCGGGCCTTCGTGCAGCTGTGGGACGAGCTGACGCTCGAGCGCTACGGCGTGCAGGACCAGAAACAGCGACGCTTCCGCTACGGCGTGCAGGTCAACTCCCTCGGTCTCACCGAGGCCCAGCCCGAGAACAACGTGCAGCGGATCGTGCTCGAGATGTTGGCGGTCACGCTCTCGAAGGACGCCCGGGCCCGGGCGGTGCAGCTCCCGGCGTGGAACGAGGCCCTCGGCCTGCCGCGCCCGTGGGACCAGCAGTGGTCGCTGCGGCTGCAGCAGGTGCTCGCCTTCGAGTCCGACCTGCTCGAGTACGACGACCTGTTCGCGGGGTCGCTGGTGGTCGAGCAGAAGGTCGCGGCCCTCGTCGACGGGGCAAGGGCCGAGATGGCGCGTGTGCAGGAGATGGGCGGCGCCGTCGCCGCGGTCGAGTCGGGCTACATGAAGTCGGCCCTCGTCTCGTCGCACTCGGCCCGTCGCCACCGCATCGAGACGGGTGAGGACGTCGTCGTCGGGCTCAACAGGTTCACCACCACCGAGGTCAACCCGCTGACCGCCGACCTGGACACGGCGATCCAGAGCGTCGACGCCGACGTCGAGTCGGCGGCCGTCACCGCCGTGCGGGCCTGGCGTGACGCGCGTGACGCCGACCCGGTGCGCCGCGAGCGGACCGAGCAGTCGGTGGTGCGGCTGCGCGCGGACGCCGCGTCGGGGACCAACCTCATGGAGGCGACCCTCGAGTGCGCCCGCGCCGGGCTCACGACGGGCGAGTGGGCCCAGGCCCTGCGCGACCAGTTCGGTGAGTACCGCGCGCCCACTGGAGTCTCGGGATCGGTGGGCATCAGCAGCGGGGACGGCCTGGCGGCCGTCCGCGAGGCCGTGCGGCACACCGCTGACGAGCTCGGTGAGCGACTGCGGGTGCTCGTGGGCAAGCCGGGGCTCGACGGGCACTCCAACGGCGCCGAGCAGGTGGCGGTGCGTGCGCGGGACGCGGGCTTCGAGGTGATCTACCAGGGCATCCGGCTCACGCCCGAGCAGATCGTGTCGGCCGCCGTGGCGGAGGACGTGCACCTCGTCGGGCTGTCGATCCTCTCTGGCTCGCACATGGCGCTCGTGCCCGACGTGCTCGCGGGGCTGAAGGCAGCGGGGCTCGACGACGTGCCGGTCATCGTCGGGGGCATCATCCCGGAGTCCGACGCGACGGCCCTCAAGGCAGCCGGCGTGGCAGCCGTCTTCACCCCGAAGGACTTCGGGCTCAACGAGATCATGGCCCAGTTCGTGCGGCTGATCCGCGAGGCACGTGGCCTGCCCAGCGAGCCCGTGCCGATGCTGGAGCCGGTCTCGACCTCGGGGCGCTGCTGA
- a CDS encoding gamma-glutamyltransferase: MSVAVAAPNALAVQAGLDVIGSGGSAVDAAVAAMVVAMSTEPGIVSPLGGAFVTVWPAGTDPEVVDGNVEMPGRGQPRDRFGGGLHEITTTYGGGLTLYAGPGSVATPGAFAGLGLAHERHGRMPWSEVLSPAVEVLRRGYRLGAAAASYLALTGDSVFAWDPETAALLLREGLPPPTDSLVDDRALARTLAHLASAGWRDLYRGDLAATVGADLDARGGLLTRADLEAYEPRVRAALRLDVGPWSLATNAPPSIGGPVLAVMLRELSRTGWSLDEVIRIQRVVLGHRLRVHDYSTDLESDGHDLLARVERHGLASLPTSGSTAHVSVVDGAGNACAVTGSAGYGSGLTVTGTGLMTNNCLGEPELNRLGLHALAPGTRLASNMAPTTGRGADGEVLAIGSPGADRITTALMQVLGRHCFAGVPLLEAIESPRLHVSFQGEELTPRLQVEDDAELAAAVERSGLPVDTHGPRSMYFGGVGAAHRLADGSLAAAGDVRRESATGIA; encoded by the coding sequence GTGTCCGTCGCCGTCGCCGCCCCCAACGCCCTCGCCGTGCAGGCCGGGCTCGATGTGATCGGCTCCGGCGGGAGCGCGGTCGACGCGGCGGTGGCCGCCATGGTGGTGGCGATGTCGACCGAGCCGGGGATCGTCAGCCCCCTCGGTGGCGCCTTCGTCACCGTGTGGCCGGCCGGCACCGATCCCGAGGTGGTCGACGGCAATGTCGAGATGCCCGGTCGGGGGCAGCCGCGCGACCGCTTCGGGGGCGGGCTCCACGAGATCACCACCACCTACGGCGGCGGCCTGACGCTGTATGCCGGGCCCGGCTCGGTCGCCACCCCGGGCGCCTTCGCCGGGCTCGGCCTGGCCCACGAGCGGCACGGCCGGATGCCCTGGAGCGAGGTGCTCTCCCCCGCGGTCGAGGTCCTGCGGCGGGGCTACCGACTCGGGGCGGCTGCGGCGAGCTATCTCGCCCTCACGGGAGACAGCGTCTTCGCCTGGGACCCCGAGACCGCCGCCCTGCTGCTGCGAGAGGGCCTTCCGCCCCCGACCGACTCTCTGGTCGACGACCGGGCCCTGGCCCGCACCCTGGCCCACCTCGCGTCCGCCGGGTGGCGCGACCTCTACCGCGGCGACCTCGCGGCCACCGTCGGAGCGGACCTCGACGCCCGGGGCGGGCTGCTCACCCGGGCCGACCTCGAGGCCTACGAGCCGCGGGTGCGGGCCGCGCTCCGCCTCGACGTCGGGCCGTGGTCCCTCGCCACCAACGCCCCTCCCAGCATCGGCGGTCCGGTGCTGGCCGTGATGCTGCGCGAGCTGTCCCGCACGGGATGGTCGCTCGACGAGGTCATCCGCATCCAGCGGGTCGTCCTCGGGCACCGGCTGCGGGTGCACGACTACTCGACCGACCTCGAGTCCGACGGCCACGACCTGCTCGCTCGGGTCGAGCGGCACGGTCTGGCGAGCCTGCCGACGAGCGGCTCGACGGCCCACGTCTCGGTCGTCGACGGCGCGGGCAACGCCTGCGCCGTCACCGGGTCCGCCGGATACGGGTCGGGGCTGACCGTGACGGGCACCGGGCTGATGACCAACAACTGCCTGGGGGAGCCCGAGCTCAACCGTCTGGGTCTGCACGCGCTCGCCCCCGGCACCCGTCTGGCGTCGAACATGGCACCGACCACGGGTCGGGGAGCCGACGGCGAGGTGCTGGCCATCGGCTCCCCCGGCGCCGACCGCATCACGACCGCGCTGATGCAGGTGCTGGGTCGGCACTGCTTCGCCGGTGTGCCCCTGCTCGAGGCGATCGAGTCACCCCGCCTGCACGTGTCGTTCCAGGGGGAGGAGCTGACGCCCCGCCTGCAGGTCGAGGACGATGCCGAGCTGGCGGCGGCCGTGGAGCGGTCGGGTCTGCCCGTCGACACCCACGGGCCCCGCTCGATGTACTTCGGCGGAGTGGGTGCGGCCCACCGGCTGGCCGACGGCTCACTGGCCGCGGCCGGCGACGTCCGTCGGGAGTCGGCGACGGGCATCGCCTGA
- a CDS encoding alpha/beta fold hydrolase: MAAPVSQWGDGERVAVLVHGLTGDPGIWLRVGPALAERGFRVVAVTLPGHGGTGAASGWSAEVLAQAVLDQAPAAPDLAIGHSLGGYTLSVALDRLAPRVVVYEDPVLDLTAAAPALLGYRAQKQWTAADVAAAYPLWPQGAWDAKLVALAGWDPEIVEVLGDPTAFPEAPVRQAGAGGEVSSTFVLASPSALVPPAVVERLRDLGHEVVPVDGAGHSVHHDRFEGFMAAVDDALAAGRP, translated from the coding sequence ATGGCCGCCCCCGTGTCGCAGTGGGGTGACGGTGAGCGCGTCGCCGTGCTCGTCCACGGGTTGACGGGTGACCCGGGTATCTGGTTGCGCGTCGGGCCGGCCCTGGCCGAGCGCGGCTTCCGGGTCGTGGCGGTGACGCTGCCGGGGCACGGCGGCACGGGGGCTGCCTCCGGATGGAGCGCCGAGGTGCTGGCGCAGGCCGTGCTCGACCAGGCCCCCGCGGCACCCGACCTCGCGATCGGCCACTCGCTCGGCGGCTACACGCTCAGCGTGGCCCTCGACCGGCTGGCGCCGCGCGTCGTGGTCTACGAGGACCCCGTGCTCGACCTGACGGCCGCCGCGCCCGCCCTGCTCGGCTACCGGGCGCAGAAGCAGTGGACTGCGGCCGATGTCGCAGCGGCCTACCCGCTGTGGCCACAGGGCGCGTGGGACGCGAAGCTGGTGGCCCTGGCAGGGTGGGACCCCGAGATCGTGGAGGTGCTCGGTGACCCGACGGCCTTCCCCGAGGCACCCGTGCGGCAGGCTGGAGCGGGTGGCGAGGTCTCGTCGACCTTCGTCCTGGCCTCTCCCAGCGCCCTCGTGCCACCTGCGGTCGTCGAGCGGCTGCGCGACCTGGGGCACGAGGTCGTCCCGGTCGACGGGGCCGGGCACAGCGTCCACCACGACCGCTTCGAGGGGTTCATGGCGGCGGTCGACGACGCGCTCGCGGCGGGCCGGCCGTAG
- a CDS encoding STAS domain-containing protein, with the protein MQDTLVAQGDAPPRQVTATLGVAVTAEGHDLVQLGGRLHAGCLADVRTTLLRVVATGNGPVQLDLSEVELGDAAAVGLLVEAHQLALRCGRRLVVMEATPRSERLLRAVRVLPRGWRASSARLSGCDEASGPAGVAALTA; encoded by the coding sequence ATGCAGGACACGCTCGTGGCGCAGGGCGACGCTCCACCTCGGCAGGTCACGGCGACGCTCGGGGTCGCCGTGACCGCTGAGGGGCACGACCTCGTCCAGCTCGGCGGTCGCCTGCACGCCGGTTGCCTGGCCGATGTGCGCACGACCCTGCTGCGCGTGGTCGCCACCGGCAACGGTCCGGTGCAGCTCGACCTGTCCGAGGTCGAGCTGGGGGACGCCGCCGCGGTCGGCCTGCTGGTCGAGGCCCACCAGCTCGCCCTGCGCTGCGGGCGACGGCTGGTCGTCATGGAGGCCACCCCTCGCTCGGAGCGGCTGCTGCGCGCCGTTCGGGTGCTGCCGCGCGGCTGGCGTGCCTCCTCGGCACGCCTCTCCGGATGCGACGAGGCGTCGGGCCCAGCGGGTGTGGCGGCTCTCACCGCCTGA